One window from the genome of Vibrio vulnificus NBRC 15645 = ATCC 27562 encodes:
- a CDS encoding energy-coupling factor ABC transporter permease: MDVFGFLCLGVILLVIGVGCKDDFLKIFLPKLVADKPFQHMTFAVMFLLFLLWNAQAGVKEGLYIHFLALTTLTMMFGWRMAFLLTLPVYALLTAFGDLTIQQLPSTILLSSLAPILFSYAVFVLSYHYLPRNIFVFIFIAGFFNAGLTGSVHILINALYHFYVGHYDWQTIWHNYFIFMPLLAFPEALLNGMSLAVLCVFKPEWLRVFSDRDYIYNHYRK; encoded by the coding sequence ATGGATGTATTTGGCTTTCTTTGCTTAGGCGTAATCTTGTTGGTGATTGGGGTTGGTTGCAAAGATGACTTCCTCAAAATTTTTCTCCCTAAGCTGGTAGCAGACAAGCCTTTCCAACACATGACGTTTGCGGTGATGTTCCTGCTGTTTTTACTTTGGAATGCTCAAGCAGGAGTCAAAGAAGGGCTATACATTCATTTTTTAGCACTGACGACACTTACCATGATGTTTGGCTGGAGAATGGCATTTTTGCTCACACTCCCGGTCTACGCGTTACTCACAGCGTTTGGTGATCTAACGATACAGCAGTTGCCAAGTACGATTCTCCTCTCTTCCCTCGCCCCGATTCTGTTCTCTTACGCGGTTTTTGTACTCAGCTATCACTATTTGCCGAGAAACATCTTTGTGTTTATTTTTATTGCTGGCTTTTTCAACGCAGGCCTAACTGGCAGCGTTCACATTCTCATTAATGCCCTTTATCATTTCTATGTAGGCCATTACGACTGGCAAACAATATGGCACAACTATTTCATTTTTATGCCTCTGCTCGCCTTTCCTGAAGCACTACTCAATGGGATGTCTTTGGCTGTGCTCTGCGTCTTTAAACCAGAGTGGCTACGCGTCTTTTCAGACCGTGATTACATTTATAACCACTACCGAAAATAG
- a CDS encoding lipid A deacylase LpxR family protein, whose product MKLSKSLFLLLLSPMAFASVKSTTSFSLDNDGIFGVDQDYTNGIFFAYASPALSSEHQISRLSLADKQGGSIDKWAFSIGHKMWTPSDISQTTPTPNDRPYAGYFHAELNYLSLHPQQAVRYNLTLGTTGENALSEKAQKLVHSITGSTDPNGWEYQVDDYVAGSVGYQRHDLLMRSANLTESNWEMSHIFEANAGNFRTDVASGVMFRYGSDLANTLGAASISTENPFHASMMGNSPYGWFVYTGLSTRYRFNDLTLEGERSGLPEPSEQYDVTMQHWQSTAVAGVALYNRRVGLSFALSAKTPEYKEAPERIYGNGALSLYAFF is encoded by the coding sequence ATGAAGTTGTCCAAGTCCCTATTTTTATTGCTGCTCTCACCGATGGCTTTTGCTTCGGTCAAATCAACAACCTCGTTCAGTCTCGATAACGATGGTATTTTTGGCGTAGACCAAGATTACACCAACGGTATTTTCTTTGCTTACGCCTCACCAGCTCTAAGTTCAGAACACCAAATCAGTCGTTTAAGCTTGGCGGATAAACAAGGTGGGTCTATTGATAAGTGGGCGTTTTCCATTGGCCACAAAATGTGGACTCCTTCTGATATTTCTCAGACGACCCCCACTCCCAATGATCGTCCTTATGCAGGCTATTTTCACGCAGAGCTCAACTACCTTTCTCTCCATCCACAACAAGCCGTGCGTTACAACCTGACGTTAGGCACCACGGGCGAAAATGCGCTATCCGAAAAAGCGCAAAAGCTGGTGCATAGCATTACAGGCTCCACGGATCCAAATGGTTGGGAGTATCAAGTGGATGATTATGTTGCTGGTAGTGTGGGTTATCAACGCCATGACCTGCTGATGCGCTCTGCAAATCTCACTGAGTCGAACTGGGAAATGAGTCATATTTTCGAGGCCAACGCAGGTAATTTCCGCACTGATGTCGCGTCTGGCGTGATGTTTCGCTACGGTTCAGATTTAGCCAACACACTTGGTGCAGCGAGCATTTCAACCGAGAATCCTTTTCACGCTAGCATGATGGGGAATTCCCCATACGGTTGGTTTGTCTATACGGGGCTTTCAACTCGTTATCGTTTTAATGACCTCACATTAGAAGGTGAGCGCTCCGGATTGCCAGAGCCATCCGAACAATATGATGTGACCATGCAACATTGGCAGAGTACCGCTGTCGCGGGTGTAGCACTGTATAACCGTCGCGTTGGCTTGAGTTTTGCGCTGTCGGCTAAGACCCCTGAATACAAAGAAGCACCAGAACGAATCTACGGTAATGGCGCGCTTTCTCTGTACGCCTTTTTCTAA
- the pflA gene encoding pyruvate formate lyase 1-activating protein, whose translation MTTTGRIHSFESCGTVDGPGIRFIVFMQGCLMRCMYCHNRDTWDTHDGKEVTVEEIIKEAKSYRHFMNASGGGITCSGGEAMLQPEFVRDLFRAAHAEGIHTCLDTNGYIRKHTDVVDEVLEATDLVMLDIKHMKDEIHHDFIGVSNRRTLDFARYLHKIGQTTWIRYVVVPGYTDDPEAAHMLGEFIKDMDNIEKVELLPYHKLGAHKWEALGLEYPLEGVNPPPKETMDNIVSILSQYHSNVKY comes from the coding sequence ATGACAACAACGGGTCGTATTCACTCTTTTGAATCCTGCGGAACGGTTGACGGACCAGGTATTCGTTTTATTGTTTTTATGCAGGGCTGTCTGATGCGTTGTATGTATTGCCACAACCGCGATACATGGGACACACACGACGGTAAAGAGGTCACCGTCGAAGAGATCATCAAGGAAGCGAAATCTTATCGTCATTTTATGAACGCCTCTGGGGGTGGTATTACTTGTTCCGGTGGCGAAGCGATGCTGCAACCTGAGTTCGTGCGCGATCTATTCCGCGCGGCGCATGCTGAAGGTATTCACACTTGTTTGGACACCAACGGTTATATCCGTAAGCACACTGACGTTGTTGACGAAGTATTAGAAGCAACCGATTTGGTGATGCTCGATATCAAGCACATGAAAGATGAAATCCATCATGATTTCATCGGCGTTTCCAACCGTCGTACTCTCGATTTTGCTCGCTACTTGCATAAAATTGGGCAAACAACGTGGATTCGTTACGTTGTGGTACCGGGTTACACGGATGATCCTGAAGCGGCTCATATGCTTGGTGAGTTCATCAAAGACATGGACAACATCGAGAAGGTCGAATTGCTTCCTTACCACAAGCTTGGCGCTCACAAATGGGAAGCGTTGGGTCTAGAGTACCCACTGGAAGGGGTGAACCCACCACCAAAAGAGACGATGGATAATATTGTTTCTATCCTTTCGCAATACCATAGCAATGTGAAATACTAA
- a CDS encoding sensor domain-containing diguanylate cyclase, with amino-acid sequence MTSKNHINVSRRAAYLALIAFLCLNLTSVTPFFYVEHPIDVLTESAYFSVLVYIRAAISRSITSTRSITVGVNLILFVALYDVLTEVDWLADWSNRHEVLDNIIEQGGMLVAVASIAFGIDRLIKAKDHEIHRDSLTGLYNRRYLERFSQEQLNLVYIDLNDLKVVNDTQGHDAGDELIIQFSQLLTKATKDDEYAFRVGGDEFILLLQPKRTLLVMDALHTMCAKRDIHFSYGLSELGEGDLTIRAKLADERMYQMKKAHR; translated from the coding sequence TCGCTTTTCTTTGCCTGAATCTGACCAGTGTTACCCCTTTCTTTTATGTCGAGCATCCTATTGATGTGCTGACTGAATCTGCCTATTTCTCGGTTCTGGTGTATATCCGTGCGGCGATCAGCCGCTCGATTACATCGACGCGCTCCATTACGGTTGGTGTGAATCTTATCTTATTCGTCGCATTGTACGATGTATTGACCGAAGTGGACTGGCTGGCAGATTGGAGTAATCGGCACGAAGTATTGGATAACATCATTGAACAAGGGGGAATGTTGGTGGCTGTGGCGAGCATTGCCTTTGGAATTGATAGACTGATCAAAGCCAAAGATCATGAAATCCATCGAGATTCCTTAACAGGGTTATACAATCGCCGCTATTTGGAGCGATTTAGCCAAGAACAGCTCAATTTGGTTTACATTGATCTCAATGACCTCAAAGTAGTCAATGATACACAAGGACACGATGCAGGAGACGAGCTGATCATCCAGTTTTCCCAACTACTCACCAAAGCAACCAAAGATGACGAGTATGCTTTTCGTGTTGGTGGGGATGAATTTATTTTGCTGTTGCAGCCTAAACGTACGTTGTTGGTGATGGACGCGTTACACACCATGTGCGCTAAACGAGACATCCACTTTTCTTATGGTTTGTCAGAGCTTGGCGAAGGGGATCTGACGATACGTGCCAAACTGGCAGATGAACGAATGTATCAGATGAAGAAAGCCCACCGTTAA
- a CDS encoding YeaH/YhbH family protein — translation MAQFIDRRLNGKNKSAVNRQRFMRRYKEQIKESVADAVNRRSITNTETGEDVAIPHKDIKEPLFHQGKGGLRERVHPGNDQFITGDKIERPKGGQGGGGAGDGDASADGEGQDDFVFQISKDEYLDLLFEDLALPNLKKNQVNKITEWKKHRAGYQTAGMPSNISIVRSLQQSLARRTAMSAGKKRLLHELELELERIENQEPAQKLEEMKLKQEIAELRKAIESVPFIDTFDLRFKNYERKPVPSSQAVMFCLMDVSGSMDQATKDIAKRFYVLLYLFLNRTYENVEVVFIRHHTQAKEVDEHEFFYSQETGGTIVSSALKLMDEIVKARYPVGEWNVYAAQASDGDNWADDSPRCKELLTNKLLPNCQYYAYIEITRRSHQTLWHEYEKLEESFDNFAMKNIRSVEDIFPVFRELFHKETA, via the coding sequence ATGGCGCAATTTATAGACCGTAGGCTCAATGGCAAGAACAAGAGCGCTGTCAACCGACAGCGCTTCATGAGACGCTATAAAGAGCAGATAAAAGAGTCGGTAGCGGACGCGGTGAATCGTCGCTCGATCACCAATACGGAAACGGGTGAGGACGTTGCTATTCCGCACAAAGACATCAAAGAGCCTCTTTTCCATCAAGGTAAAGGGGGGTTACGAGAACGCGTCCATCCAGGCAATGACCAGTTCATTACCGGCGATAAAATCGAAAGGCCCAAAGGTGGCCAAGGAGGCGGTGGCGCTGGAGACGGTGATGCCAGTGCCGATGGCGAAGGGCAAGACGATTTCGTTTTCCAAATTTCAAAAGATGAGTACTTAGACCTGTTATTTGAAGACTTGGCTTTGCCAAATCTAAAGAAAAATCAGGTGAACAAAATTACCGAGTGGAAGAAACACCGAGCGGGCTATCAAACCGCAGGGATGCCTTCCAACATTTCTATTGTGCGCTCTTTACAGCAATCCCTTGCGCGTCGCACCGCAATGTCTGCCGGCAAAAAGCGTTTATTGCACGAGCTAGAGCTGGAGCTCGAACGCATCGAGAATCAAGAGCCAGCACAAAAGCTGGAGGAAATGAAACTTAAACAAGAAATCGCAGAACTGCGTAAAGCGATTGAAAGCGTGCCTTTTATCGATACGTTTGACTTACGTTTCAAAAACTATGAGCGCAAGCCAGTTCCTTCAAGCCAAGCCGTCATGTTTTGTCTGATGGACGTTTCAGGCTCCATGGATCAAGCGACCAAAGACATTGCCAAGCGCTTTTATGTGCTGCTCTATCTGTTCCTTAATCGTACGTATGAAAACGTGGAAGTGGTGTTTATACGTCACCATACGCAAGCAAAAGAGGTCGATGAACACGAGTTTTTCTACTCACAAGAAACCGGGGGCACCATCGTTTCCAGTGCGCTCAAATTGATGGATGAAATTGTTAAAGCTCGCTATCCCGTTGGTGAGTGGAATGTCTACGCTGCACAAGCTTCTGATGGGGATAACTGGGCTGACGATTCACCTCGTTGCAAGGAGTTGTTAACCAACAAGTTGTTACCTAACTGCCAATACTACGCCTATATCGAAATTACCCGACGTTCACATCAAACGCTGTGGCATGAATATGAAAAGCTTGAGGAGAGCTTTGATAATTTTGCGATGAAGAACATTCGCAGCGTTGAAGACATCTTCCCGGTATTCAGAGAGCTGTTTCACAAGGAAACGGCATAG
- a CDS encoding YfbU family protein, translated as MEMSNAQRLILSNQYKLMSQLDPENAEKYQRFQTIVERGYELQMRELNKDYGCITEALCKEIIDVMEMYHAMQESFRMLDAEESNQVDQRRLQFLGFDIASEAQLVHYVRFLTESEGLYPQFDKGDHHFNSQMPMLEKYRRMLATWRKCPRQYHLCATELRQIFNA; from the coding sequence ATGGAAATGTCGAATGCACAACGATTGATCCTATCCAACCAGTATAAGTTGATGTCTCAGCTCGACCCTGAAAATGCAGAAAAATATCAGCGTTTTCAGACCATCGTTGAGCGTGGCTATGAGCTGCAAATGCGTGAGTTGAACAAAGATTACGGCTGCATCACTGAAGCACTTTGTAAAGAAATTATCGATGTGATGGAAATGTACCATGCGATGCAAGAGTCTTTCCGTATGCTTGATGCGGAGGAATCTAACCAGGTTGATCAGCGTCGCCTTCAGTTCCTCGGTTTTGATATTGCCTCTGAAGCACAATTGGTTCACTACGTTCGATTCTTAACAGAATCTGAAGGTCTCTACCCTCAATTCGATAAAGGCGACCACCACTTCAACAGCCAAATGCCGATGCTGGAAAAATACCGCCGCATGTTGGCGACGTGGCGCAAGTGCCCTCGTCAATACCACTTATGTGCGACTGAACTGCGCCAAATTTTTAATGCCTAG
- a CDS encoding SpoVR family protein, producing the protein MTTKTKKKSKMLPDGPDWTFDLLEKYHTEIKRVAEHYRLDTYPNQIEVITSEQMMDAYSSIGMPINYNHWSFGKKFIQTEQNYKHGQMGLAYEIVINSNPCIAYLMEENTVTMQALVIAHASYGHNSFFKGNYLFQTWTDASSIIDYLLFAKKYIAECETKYGETEVEKLLDSCHALMNYGVDRYKRPEKISITEEKARQEEREAYLQSQVNELWRTVPKAKSKEEQSIIHFPSEPQENILYFIEKHAPLLEPWQREIVRIVRKISQYFYPQKQTQVMNEGWATFWHYTILNHLYDEGLVSDKFILEFLHSHTSVVAQPPYNSPYFSGINPYALGFAMFRDIKRICEEPTDEDKEWFPDLAGSDWLDAVHFAMRNFKDESFISQYLSPKLIRDFKLFSIQDDDRRNFIEVNAIHDDMGYRKIRETLAAQYNLANLEPNIQVYKVDVRGDRSLTLQYVPHNRIPLDKSYNEVMKHLYRLWGFDVILEEVKETGHKEILATCPQRTEYDSKI; encoded by the coding sequence ATGACAACCAAGACAAAGAAAAAAAGCAAGATGTTGCCAGATGGGCCTGATTGGACCTTTGATCTTTTGGAAAAATACCATACTGAGATCAAACGTGTCGCTGAGCATTACCGCTTAGATACCTATCCTAATCAGATCGAAGTCATTACCTCTGAGCAGATGATGGATGCGTATTCAAGTATCGGTATGCCGATTAATTACAACCACTGGTCTTTCGGTAAAAAGTTCATTCAAACCGAACAAAATTACAAACATGGCCAAATGGGGCTCGCATACGAAATCGTCATCAACTCCAACCCCTGTATCGCCTATTTAATGGAAGAAAACACCGTTACGATGCAGGCGTTAGTGATTGCGCACGCCAGCTACGGACACAACTCTTTCTTCAAAGGTAACTACCTGTTCCAAACTTGGACCGATGCCAGCTCAATTATCGACTATTTGCTGTTTGCGAAAAAGTACATTGCTGAATGTGAAACTAAATATGGTGAAACAGAGGTAGAGAAGCTCCTCGACTCTTGCCATGCCCTAATGAACTATGGGGTTGATCGTTATAAACGCCCAGAGAAGATCTCTATCACTGAAGAGAAAGCCCGACAAGAAGAGCGAGAGGCCTATCTGCAATCACAGGTCAATGAACTTTGGAGAACGGTGCCTAAGGCCAAATCGAAGGAAGAACAAAGCATTATTCACTTTCCAAGTGAGCCACAAGAAAACATTCTTTATTTCATTGAGAAGCACGCGCCGCTACTCGAACCTTGGCAACGCGAAATCGTGCGTATTGTTCGAAAAATAAGCCAATACTTTTACCCACAAAAGCAGACGCAAGTGATGAACGAAGGATGGGCAACGTTTTGGCACTACACCATTCTCAACCATCTTTATGATGAAGGGTTGGTTTCTGACAAATTTATCCTAGAGTTTCTACATAGTCACACCAGTGTGGTTGCTCAGCCACCCTATAACAGTCCTTACTTTAGCGGTATCAACCCCTATGCGTTAGGTTTTGCGATGTTCCGTGACATAAAACGCATCTGTGAAGAACCGACAGATGAAGACAAAGAGTGGTTCCCTGATTTGGCAGGCAGTGACTGGCTCGATGCGGTGCATTTCGCCATGCGCAACTTTAAAGATGAGAGCTTTATAAGCCAGTATCTATCTCCAAAACTCATCCGCGATTTTAAACTGTTTTCGATTCAAGATGATGACCGAAGAAACTTCATCGAAGTCAATGCTATCCATGATGATATGGGTTATCGAAAAATTCGGGAAACCTTGGCAGCGCAATACAACCTAGCCAACCTAGAACCCAATATCCAAGTCTACAAAGTCGATGTGCGTGGCGATCGCTCTTTAACCCTGCAATACGTCCCGCATAATCGTATTCCTCTGGATAAGAGCTACAACGAGGTGATGAAACACTTATATCGCTTGTGGGGATTTGACGTCATTTTGGAGGAGGTAAAAGAGACGGGCCACAAAGAAATCTTAGCGACCTGCCCTCAACGTACTGAGTACGACAGTAAGATCTAA
- a CDS encoding PrkA family serine protein kinase has translation MSIFDHYQARYEAAKDEEMSIQDFLALCKDDKSAYANAAERLLMAIGEPELVDTSMHPRLSRIFSNRVISRYKTFKDFYGMEEAIEQIVSYLKHAAQGLEERKQILYLLGPVGGGKSSLAEKLKALMQQMPIYVLTANGKRSPVNDHPFCLFDVNEDGEILQKEYGIEKRYLRSIMSPWAAKRLHEFGGDISQFKVVKVRPSILDQVGIAKTEPGDDNNQDISSLVGKVDIRKLEHYSQDDPDAYSYSGALCKANQGLMEFVEMFKAPIKVLHPLLTATQEGNFNGTEGLSAIPFEGMILAHSNESEWQTFRNNKNNEAFLDRVYIVKVPYCLRVSEEVKIYQKLLEHSELSKAPCSPSTLDLLAQFSILSRLKEPENSSIFSKMRVYDGETLKDTDPKAKSYQEYRDYAGVDEGMKGLSTRFAFKILSRVFNFDQTEVAANPVHLFYVIEQQVEREQFPQETAERYLEFLKGYLVPRYVEFIGKEIQTAYLESYSEYGQNIFDRYVTYADFWIQDQEYRDPETGQLFDRSALNGELEKIEKTAGISNPKDFRNEIVNFVLRAKASNNGQNPVWTSYEKLRTVIEKKMFSNTEDLLPVISFNAKTSSEDQKKHDDFVARMMEKGYTEKQVRLLSEWYLRVRKSS, from the coding sequence ATGAGTATTTTTGACCACTATCAAGCGCGCTATGAAGCTGCAAAAGATGAAGAGATGTCGATACAGGACTTTCTTGCACTTTGTAAAGATGACAAAAGTGCCTATGCGAATGCCGCTGAACGACTTCTTATGGCCATCGGAGAACCTGAGTTAGTCGATACCTCGATGCATCCACGATTAAGCCGTATTTTCTCTAACCGTGTGATTTCACGCTATAAAACCTTTAAAGATTTCTATGGAATGGAAGAAGCGATTGAACAGATCGTCTCCTACCTAAAACACGCCGCTCAAGGGCTGGAAGAACGCAAGCAGATCCTTTACCTGCTGGGCCCTGTGGGCGGTGGTAAATCATCGCTGGCAGAAAAGCTCAAAGCATTAATGCAGCAAATGCCGATTTACGTGCTCACCGCCAACGGAAAACGCAGCCCTGTAAACGACCACCCTTTCTGCCTATTTGACGTCAATGAAGATGGCGAAATATTGCAAAAAGAATATGGCATTGAAAAACGTTATTTACGCTCCATCATGTCACCTTGGGCCGCTAAACGCCTGCATGAGTTTGGTGGGGATATCAGTCAGTTTAAAGTCGTGAAGGTTCGCCCTTCCATACTCGATCAAGTGGGTATCGCAAAAACCGAACCGGGCGATGACAACAACCAAGATATTTCATCACTGGTCGGTAAAGTTGACATCCGCAAACTGGAACATTATTCGCAAGACGATCCCGATGCCTACAGCTACTCTGGTGCGTTATGTAAAGCAAACCAAGGTTTGATGGAGTTCGTTGAGATGTTTAAAGCACCCATCAAGGTGCTGCACCCACTCTTAACGGCGACTCAAGAAGGCAACTTTAACGGTACTGAGGGTCTCTCTGCGATTCCATTTGAAGGCATGATATTGGCTCACTCCAATGAATCCGAGTGGCAGACTTTCCGTAACAACAAAAACAATGAAGCGTTTTTAGACCGCGTCTATATCGTCAAAGTCCCTTACTGCTTACGCGTTTCTGAAGAAGTGAAAATTTACCAGAAACTACTAGAGCACTCTGAGCTCTCCAAAGCGCCATGCTCACCTAGTACGCTAGATCTGTTGGCTCAATTCAGTATTCTTTCCCGCCTCAAAGAGCCTGAAAACTCGTCCATTTTCTCTAAAATGCGGGTATACGATGGCGAAACGTTGAAAGATACCGATCCAAAAGCCAAGAGCTATCAAGAGTACCGCGATTATGCGGGCGTAGACGAAGGCATGAAGGGGCTCTCAACGCGCTTTGCGTTCAAGATTCTCTCTCGCGTGTTTAACTTCGACCAAACTGAAGTGGCCGCTAACCCTGTCCACCTATTCTATGTGATTGAACAGCAAGTTGAGCGTGAGCAGTTCCCGCAAGAAACCGCTGAGCGTTACTTGGAATTCTTGAAAGGTTACTTGGTGCCTCGCTACGTCGAGTTCATCGGTAAAGAAATTCAAACCGCTTACCTTGAATCTTATTCCGAATATGGTCAGAACATCTTTGATCGCTATGTCACGTACGCAGACTTCTGGATCCAAGATCAAGAATACCGCGATCCAGAAACGGGTCAGCTGTTCGACCGCTCGGCCTTAAACGGTGAGTTGGAGAAAATTGAGAAAACGGCGGGCATCTCTAATCCAAAAGATTTCCGTAATGAAATCGTTAACTTTGTGCTTCGTGCGAAAGCCAGCAACAACGGTCAAAACCCTGTGTGGACCAGCTATGAAAAACTTCGCACTGTGATCGAGAAGAAAATGTTCTCCAATACCGAAGATCTTCTTCCTGTTATCTCCTTTAACGCAAAAACCTCTTCTGAAGACCAGAAGAAACACGATGACTTTGTCGCTCGTATGATGGAAAAAGGCTACACCGAGAAACAAGTTCGCTTGCTTTCTGAGTGGTACCTGCGCGTACGTAAATCGTCCTAA
- a CDS encoding methyl-accepting chemotaxis protein encodes MDMLALSQKRKIQLFLSILTLGFVALAAYTSNQLTSLTEQYSQSSRVSTGAGQIAQTQVELLQLTGKLGQLTATQVNAIQADVTHLEQNVRQAGETLVQFDLNTQADNMQQAVNALAKSLAPWLRVKSELGFNVDEGKLGQLKDLAKVIEQKIEETGMVTINSDFQAMIKTQQNYLLQPNEQNMKLFNRAMAMFVNVSNSYGMLDIYEKEIEEFKQTFIRVSELSQQLGALEQQLKNNQREAINLIQQASEQLNAVADDQQQRAASSASETQWSVLIALAALAVFTIVIFLSISVSLTRSLDRISQVIKAVSNGDLSRRLTLSSNANDEFNQLSQSVNESCENLGKLVSEVQESSHSLAGHAGELRVGLDKFAHHQGEILGQTQLLASATEEVSMTTHEVSNSLEFVTQISRASNQAAEDGGKIISEAIGSLEQVAQILNSAAGHISQLEEASSKIDSVMDIINGIAEQTNLLALNAAIEAARAGEQGRGFAVVADEVRSLAVRTVDAVSEITGTIQTMKNESAEVIQYISSSGQTIEKGQQKGHEAMDALKHITAKADEANHQTEIILSSIKELATTSQSMADSMTQISQAMRELESNNGELRDVSQLVDNSSRQLSNECQKFTI; translated from the coding sequence ATGGATATGCTTGCGCTTTCTCAGAAACGTAAAATTCAGCTGTTTTTGAGTATTTTGACTTTGGGTTTTGTTGCTCTTGCTGCTTATACCTCTAACCAACTCACCTCATTGACCGAGCAGTATTCGCAAAGTAGTCGAGTATCGACTGGGGCAGGGCAGATCGCTCAAACCCAAGTAGAGCTTCTACAGTTAACCGGGAAACTGGGTCAACTGACTGCCACTCAAGTGAATGCTATTCAAGCGGATGTGACGCATTTGGAGCAAAACGTTCGACAAGCGGGTGAAACTCTCGTCCAGTTTGACCTCAATACACAGGCGGACAACATGCAGCAAGCGGTGAATGCGTTAGCGAAGTCGCTGGCTCCGTGGCTCAGGGTTAAATCAGAACTTGGTTTTAATGTTGATGAAGGCAAATTAGGCCAGCTAAAAGATCTAGCGAAGGTTATCGAGCAGAAGATCGAAGAAACAGGCATGGTGACGATTAACTCCGACTTTCAAGCCATGATCAAAACCCAGCAAAATTACTTGTTGCAGCCAAATGAACAGAACATGAAATTGTTTAATCGTGCAATGGCGATGTTCGTTAACGTCTCAAACAGCTATGGCATGTTGGATATCTATGAGAAAGAGATCGAAGAGTTTAAACAAACATTTATTCGAGTCAGTGAGCTTTCTCAGCAATTGGGAGCGCTTGAACAGCAGTTGAAAAACAATCAGCGTGAGGCGATCAACTTAATCCAACAAGCTTCAGAGCAGTTGAATGCGGTCGCGGACGATCAGCAACAGCGAGCCGCCTCTTCTGCGAGTGAAACACAATGGTCGGTATTGATCGCATTGGCGGCACTAGCGGTGTTTACCATCGTGATCTTCCTCAGCATCAGTGTGTCGCTAACCCGCTCACTTGACCGCATTAGCCAAGTGATTAAAGCCGTTTCCAATGGCGATTTGTCTCGCCGATTGACACTCAGTAGTAACGCGAACGATGAGTTTAATCAGTTGTCTCAATCGGTCAATGAAAGTTGTGAAAATCTCGGCAAACTTGTCTCTGAAGTACAAGAAAGCAGTCATTCACTGGCTGGGCATGCAGGAGAACTACGAGTCGGGCTTGATAAATTCGCGCATCATCAAGGTGAGATCCTTGGACAAACCCAACTGCTTGCCTCAGCAACCGAAGAGGTGAGCATGACCACGCATGAGGTGTCTAATTCACTGGAATTTGTGACCCAAATTAGTCGAGCGTCAAACCAAGCGGCAGAAGATGGCGGCAAAATCATTTCAGAAGCGATTGGCTCGCTTGAACAGGTCGCACAAATTCTCAACTCAGCGGCTGGGCACATCAGTCAATTAGAAGAAGCGTCCTCCAAAATTGACTCGGTGATGGACATCATCAACGGCATCGCGGAACAGACTAACCTACTGGCACTCAACGCCGCCATAGAAGCCGCCCGAGCAGGGGAGCAAGGACGTGGTTTTGCTGTTGTGGCCGATGAAGTTCGTAGCCTCGCCGTGCGTACCGTCGATGCAGTGAGTGAAATCACTGGCACCATCCAAACCATGAAAAATGAAAGTGCCGAGGTGATTCAATACATCAGCAGCTCGGGTCAAACGATAGAAAAAGGCCAACAAAAAGGGCATGAAGCGATGGATGCCCTCAAACACATTACTGCTAAAGCGGATGAAGCCAACCATCAAACAGAGATTATTCTCTCATCGATCAAAGAACTCGCCACGACCAGTCAATCCATGGCAGACAGCATGACGCAAATCTCTCAAGCGATGCGTGAGCTGGAAAGTAACAATGGTGAGCTGCGAGACGTCAGCCAGCTTGTTGATAACAGCTCACGTCAGTTGAGTAATGAATGTCAAAAATTCACGATTTGA